tgggagtGCGACTGGAACGGAGATTGACGTTATCCGGTTGGTATATGCGCAATTGGGATATTTAACTACTTCGACCATCCCCGGCCGACAGCCCCAAATTGCATCCAATACTTCTCCAATAATTTGTTACAACTACTACCCCAACTTTTATGACATGCCACCAGATGTGTATCAATCGATTATTTCATAAAACACGTATCGATTATTTAGCGGCAGAGAgcggatagagagagaaagtcaaGATCCCTATTGATTAGAGCCAGCCGAGCGGGCAAAGTCCATTGAGAAAGCAAAAGGCTGCGACGATTTCAAATTGCTCCATGgcttttataaatatttcacGACGGtggcctctttttctttacgcAATTTTCTTTCCAGAGATTAAAAGAACTTTTTAGATCCCCCTTCGTATTAAGAGTGTCCCTGCTTTAACAGTCGGCAACACAGGCATCCATTCAAAGAAATCGATACGTTCGCTTCAGAAACAGTCACTTGACTCGGCGGATACATATACTACGCTGGGCCGCAAAAGAAGTTctaaaggagaaaagaaaagagcatatataaaaaagaagggggttTAGGCAAAAAAAGACTAGGCTTGTGTcagaatgtgtgtgtgtaacagcTCCAGACTTATTATCATCACTTTGGGGGCCTTTCTCCATCTTTTCATCCAAGTTTTTTGGTCCTTCCCACTTTCTTCCTTCGCCAGTGGTTTTACCCTTCGCCTTTCTCACTGGTAAATAAATCAAccgaagcttttttttttctttcctacgCTTGGTCTCGCTTGGCATTTGTTTTTGCTCGaaactatttccttttttaaaaaaagaagaagaagaagaagaatagaagaatcttttttaaatggcccGCGGCAAACtcgtctctctccctctcgaagaaaaataaaatatacactTTGGTTTGTTGGGTGCGTTCGTTTCAAGGTAAAAAGACgagtaagaaataaaaaaaacaagtggaaTTCACTTGTTCTCTGACGGCATTCTCTCTTCTGGGAAAAACCCCAGACGCTCAAAACGATTgatcacattttgtttttttcagattccAGATAAAATTAGATCGTAAAACTTGACTACGTGACTTATTTAATCAAATTCTTACTTGAACCGTGGATTTGTTGTCTTCGTCGAGTAAGAATTCCATCGATTTGGCCCGGTTAGCATCCGGCACTCTGACGGAGGAGGACGATGTTGGATCGGTCATCATCATGTCGATATCCGGCTGGACACTGACTGGTGCACTGGACGAACCCAAATTCAGCATACTCTTAAATCTCTTATCagagttggtggtggtggcgctgGCGGAGTCGACAGACAGCGGCTGCGGTGAATATTCAACTGcacgtttgttgttgttgcaaaagAGTTGCAAGTTCTGAATCAATTCGTCCAGATTAGTCTCATCCGgattgttgtagttgttgttgctgctgctgtaggaCGATGGCACAGAGTCCAGGTTAGTCTCCAAGAGTCCGGGCACGACTGGACGGGATTTGGTCCGACCATGACCTTGAGTACCACCAGTGATGCCAGCAACGTCTTGACTGCTGCCGCTCGAGGCAATATTTCGGCGTGAGAGATTCAAAGCGGCCCGCGATGCCGTGGCATTCCAAGCCGACTCGACGGACGACGCACGACTCAAGGCGGCCTGACGGGCTCGCTCACGACTGGCAGGGAAAAGTGTCACCGGACGGCAGGctggcggcggctgctgcgcCGGCGCCGTCGTCACCTCGTTAGTCTCCCTTGGATCAATACAATCGGATGTGGGTCTCGGCGTCGGCGTCGACGGCGCGGTGGCGACCAGATCCGGCACCGAATTGGCCAGTCGCTCACGATCCATTCGGGCCGTTTCTTTAAAGTGTTGCAGCGCATGCTGCAGGCCAGCAGACGACACCATTGGCACGGGTGGTGGAGGCTCGGCCGGCTGCACCAAGTAATTCTTACGGGCGTGAATCGTTCGAGGCTTCGTCTGAGGCGGCAAAGGCGGTTTGGCGTGACTGGCTTGAACTTTGCTACGTGGCGATGGAATCGGCGGACATGACCCACTTTCAGGCTCGACTGATGGCTGGCTGGTTGTTGGACTTGTCGAATTGACGACTGGAGGACGACTGCTGTCCCCAATGGCGGCAGGTGACGTTGGGGGAGTATTTTTCTCGTCATTTGAGGATGTTGTGGCCGGTTGCCTGGCAACCGATTCAATCGGACGACACGAAACGTTCGATGATGAAGTGGCACCGTTGTTGTCATTGCCAGAGGcccccgccgccgccgctgtcgCCGCCGTTGGGCTTACGGCCGTCAAAGTGGCGCGTGTTTGAATGGTTGCTTCCGGTTGGGCGGTGACGGATGAGCTCATAGGTGGAGTGGACGACGAGCGCTGGAACGTTCGActgaaaaatctcttttttggcTCTTTGACAACTTTAAAGTCATCAATTTTCTTGGAAGTTGGCTTGACTTCTGGACAGGCGTccggttgttgtttgttcttgCTGCTCTTCTTGCTATTGCCCTTGGCGACGGGCGGCgatgttgttgtcgtttcGGTCGCTGTTGTTGGGACATCCTTCGCATCGGTGGGAATTGGACCATCCGAGCCGACTACTTTCTTACCCGATTCCCGTTTCGAATCCGAACGGCTGAATGTGGCCGACATACGGGCACTCAACCGCGACAAGGAGAAACGCTGGAAAAGGGGAGGTTTCTTACTATTATTTCCAGTTGTTGTAGTACTCGAaggtggtggtgttgttgttgttgtaggagTAGCAGTAGTAGTGGCACTATTGCTAGTCGTCGTGCAACTGTTGCTATTGCTTTCGTTCCGGCCGGAATTCGGTGTTCCGCGATCGGCCTCGATGACATTGACGACATCTGGCGGTGAATCGGGCATAAGTTTCACTCGTTGAGCCACAGAGGGCGATACTTCCGCCACTCGTACTTTTGTGGCCGATTCCGGCGGAGCGGAGCAATTCTTCGTCTCCGGATTCGTTTCAGCGGCCGACCCGTTTGAAGTCGAATGATCGTCACTATCATCTTCACTTTGGTTCAAATAACTTTCTCTCCAGTTGACGGCGGAGACGACGGGCGAGAAATGCACTCCGCGAATCGAGGATCCGGACGGGACGACGGTCGTCGATGTGGGCACGGGGGGATCGAGATCTTCCGATCCGACGGGCAACTGTTGATGACTAATGTACACTTCAACTTCTTGACGCGGTCCGTAGCGTTTGAGAACGACTGGCGCTGGATAAAATGCCGAATCCATGGCGATCGAGTCAGAGTACGTCACATTGTGGCCGTGGCTGGCCGAGTTGTGTTTAGAGGCGTCTGGCGGCCGAATGAAACCCGAGCCGCCGTCAGTCGAGTGGAGGAGGCTGTGTTGCTgttccttctcctcctctccTTTTCCCTCCGCTTGTTTTGTGTGATCTGCTCCTGCAGTAACTGCCTCCCCCATTCCGTCTGGAACCTCCTCCCATCCGCTGCTTCCAATTTGGGGGTTAAATTTAGACGCTTCTAAATCGGTTCCAGGGTGATCAGGCAGGATGTCGTCATTGGTGGCGGCGTTGCCGTCCAAGGTGTGGCTCATCTTCGATTCAAGGTCTATGCAAATCTCTGGCACGCCACACCTGGATTGGCCATCATTTACGACTTCCGCTGCGTGATCTTGCAGGATGAGAAACTCTTCCGCTTCTTTCAAACTGAGCGGAGTAGGTCGACTGCGCGGCTGGCGGCGCATCAGCAACGCAGATTGGCCCGTCATTTCTTCATCCTTCACCTCATTCTTGTCTTCTTCACGCAATTCATCcgctttctctttctcttcttcttcttcttcttcttctgcttcttcttcccaaacgtcgtcgtcgtcgtcttcgtcctGGTATTCGTCCCTTGTTGCTCTTTCAACTTCCGGAGACCATTGACAATCGCCCGGGCTGCAACTGGGGGGTGATCCATCTGGAAGGCAGATGGCTAGGCCAAGACTGTTGGGTAATTCGAGCGTGTGGTGGCACTTGGCGGGGGGTGTTGACGGGTCGACCATCCGTGCTTCCTCCATGCTCGATGTTCCAGCACGTTTGTTGTTACTATTGTCAGGGCTAgttcgttgctgctgctgctgctgcatcatcAGCGGATGAGATCCGGACGCGTCGCCGTAACCGCTGTCTTCGCTCAACGCTTCCACCGAATGCCTCGACCGTGAAGACGCCGGATGACGATGATCTTCTTCCGGGCTGGATCGATCCGGACTGCAACTGGAACTGCTACTGCTGTTTGAGTGTAGTATGGGGTCGTCTGTCGTGTCCAGCATATTGAGACTGTCGCCATAACTGCGGAACGATCTCATGCGCTGAGATCTGCCCGAAATGAATCCGAGACCGAATTCATCGAAACGATCTCCTCTTTCGGTGCTGtaatcgtcgtcgtctgaatTACTTCCCGTGTCGTATTCTTCAATGTCGGAATTGAGGAACCCGTCCGGCTCCCaatgatcatcatcattaacctgatcatcatcttcctcctcttcttcttcttcttcttccatctcttGCGGCGGATCAAAGGTGATTACCCACGGCTGTGAAGGTCTTAAAGCCGCGCTCTGCCCTTGATAGGTCTGCTGTAGCTGTGCGCCGGAAGCGCCCATTCCCATAACGCCGCAATCGCCGCTAACGTCGCACGCACTTCTGCAACTCCTCATCTCTGTAATACTTTCATCTCCCACATTCCAATCCAACGACGGCATCGAAGACCATGAACGCGACGGCGGAGAGAACCAGTCGCTGCCGCACGTGGTGTAAAATTCTTGGCTCGAAGTTTGAGAAGTTTCTTGGAAACTATCcaagaagttgaaaaaattaacgCTAGATGTCTGCAGCAGTCGAGCCTCCTCATCAACCAGACCTCCCGCTTCTAAATGTTCGTGGCAATCCAGGAATACTTCCGGGTCTGTTTCGGGAGACAGGACTCTGTCATCGGCGTCTTCAAAGGGTAAAGTAGTGGCGCTGGTGCGGAAGACGACAGCCGACGCcgattcctcctcctcctcggcaGCGAAGGGCTCAGACTCCGTGTCCACCAGCTCCTTCTCCAGCGCTTCGAATTGAATCAGACTGTCGGTTACGGAAGGGCTGCGTGACGACGCCGAttctttgtcttcttcatcTATAGAGGAGCCGATGCGGCGCTTCTTTTTGGGCACCTCCTGATCACGCTCGCTCCATTCACCGTCGTCGTTATCATCgaaatcgtcgtcgtcattacCCAAATCGAAATCAACGTCAAGTCCGTCTGTACGATAAATTCCTGCCAGAAGGAGATAACATCCGTTagataaacaacaacagagaaGAGCACCGATGTGGCGCCGGCGCCATATGGACTTTGGCCATTCGACGGTTTTATAaccatcaaaatgaaaatataattagCCTCAtatatttacctgaattgACATCAGTCATCTCGGAATGTCGTACAAGGGATCCAGATGTGATTGCTGACGGCCCTCCTCCAACTGGCATGTGAATTACGCTGGATGAATCATCGTCGCTGGTATTGAGCCAGCCCCAACCCCAGCCCCAACGTCCCGAATTGGAACTGGGACTCTCCGAGCTTTCATCATTGGCGGATGCTGATAGCGATGACGAATCCGACAATTCCAGCAACAATTCTTCCACCGTTTCCTCGGTGATTGTATCCAGCAGCGGAAATGGCGGCCGGTAGACGACATTGGCAGACGATTCCTCGACAGCGGTGCATTCAGACTCGGCCATCAAAGCGGAGGCTATGTTGTTGGCATCGCAGCCTTCCATCGTCAGGTGGTTGATGTAGAATTCCATCCGGTCAGCGCTTTCATCGCctaaacaatgaaaaaagggcaacaaacaaaaatggccaaacaTGAACATCTTCATTACTTCCGTTATGTTATTATGTCGTAAATCCTTGAACACGGACAACGTCATCGACTCTCACGAACGAACACGATCCAACTAAGGTGTGACAAAGACAAAgtggaagatttttttttttttttcgaaaaattcaccccaaagtttttttcccctcaaagTAGGTTCCCAGGCAAACGAAACAAACTGCGGTACTCTTACTGCGTGTGTACATACTAGGCTATACTCTTAAGGGCCtggctattttttaaaacagcggGAGCCCCCCGTGCCGATGAGCTACTTCCGGAgagcttgatttttaaaataaaatacctcCCAGCAATGTCAAACCGACCGTTCGATTTGGAACAATCGAAAGCCACAAATTCTAGATGTATTAATGTAAAATTTCCTGATGAAACATCCAAGGAAGGATAAAGggtacaaaataataaaaaagttcaTTGTACTACCAGCCCAGcaatcaacattttccaaaatCAACAACCAGTGCGTGACATTCTGCTCGGAGCTCTTGGAAATGCCGATGGCAGATATCTCGTcaatacaagaaaacaaaaacaggaaaaactGGGTTCGTTAGTGAAGCAGTTGGCAGGGCGAATAACACTAACAGGGCCCCGTTCGtgagtttgaaaaatgctGGAATATATACGCACCATCACATTTTGtttaagtagaaaaaaaaggaggggaatGTGACATTTCAAGGGCCAGCAAGTGAAAATTCTTGTCTTAAACGAAGTTATCTACGGTTGCGTGCACACACACTACAAGAAAAAGTGTACGTGGACAGCATTCGAATCATTATCTATCCTTTTCAGTTTCCAGAAGAAGGGCGACGAGATGTCGTTAAATTTCAACCAAATCGCTCATTGTGCTGTGTATAATGTTACTCAGCAGATGTTTTTAAGATATATTAACTGTAAAGAATGAGtcatcaaaaatgaaagagatgACAGTCACAAATTATGGCTCGACCAAACTCTTGAATTTTTCATGAAGCTCTGTTCAATAAACACCTGCATCACTGCCTTTAAATCCCTATCAGTCTGGAAATGTTTCATCGtacctttgaaaaaatcaaggtTGGGCAGCACATTTATTTCTGCAACACAGTCTTGCTGCACCCACAAAGTGTGGCCCAATAATTATTGGCACGAAAATAGCTCTCCAACAGTTGCGAGAAACCCAGAAAGGAAAAAGCAACAATTTAGCACTAAAATAAGTGGACATTTTTATCTATTTGCCAAAAGATAGTTCAATTTATATTACCTCGTAAAGAACCAACTTGTACCAATACATGTGTGGTATTGGGTTCTGAAAGTTATTGATGATGGAGAGAGTTGAAATAAACTATGAGAGCCATTATATTAGAACCGGTCTGACGACTACCCAGggaatatttttcaatagtttATAAAATGCGGGTAATAGTTTCAACTTAAAAATGCCTGCTGAAAGTCGATTGTTCACGAAGCACATCGTCACGACACGTGGTCCACTTGGAAGAAAAGCACCGTGCTAATGACTGGTAAAGTGGTTGGCGATCAAAAAACCTGACCCCACAAAGCCCACACAGTTGCTGGCAACAATAATAACAGGACGGCGACcacatgtttcttttttccttgaatAGTTCTTGAGAGATCACTTTGTGCCCGCCCCCCGCTGCAAATTTTGActgaataaatgaataattaactAACGCCAACGGTCTATATGCAAagcaattgaattaattatgaattttaaaaacacgACAATCATAATTTATTCGCTAATGGTTtcaaaatagacaaaaaaattgtatttacattttttggttgtcagTTGCAGACTCCGCCCACcaggaaaatttgatttgttatcaAGTCACTTTTTTTGGCAACAATTTGACGTAATACCACTTGAACTTTAGGGCTGAAACATTGACGTATGATAATAAATCGATTTGAATACACAATTCCAGAAATGGTTGTTATACGCATACATAAAAACATCAGCCAATcgaaaattcaaaagcttTGATTTCCTGACTGCTGTTTGGCCGGTTgccacaataaaaaaaaacgttgttATCACGTCCACTGTTTGACGATGAGTGGTAGCAGTCGAATTTTTCGATAAGGAAATGTCCCTTACGCATTTCCTACATgtcgttctcttttttttccggatgCATGAAAGGAATTCTTAAAATCACCAGCTCACCGAAAAGTTCTACGAATGTTTCGATTCGACAGAACCTTTTCTAAAATgccaatcatttcttttgCTGGCGTTTTCAGGTGGAGACTGCTGGCTATTAAGTTATACATACCGGCCCATTTAGTCCaaacaaaggaataagaatAAACAGCTAGACTGATGATGTCAAGGCATCAGGAAGTCAACcgtttctattatttttctcccagTATACGGGAATATCTTTTTCTATCGTGAAAACAGGGaaataaaaggggagagagaaaaagaagattccCAGGATTTTTCTCTGCTTTCCAACCATGTGATAATAATGGGGggaaaatgtctaaaaaaaGTTAACTGATGAAGGGAAAACGACGAAGAATACCTTCCTGTTCGGGTGATGAAAAGAATTTCCATCAGGCGGACATGGACGGCCTTTTGACGCTCAGCTGTTACCGTCGTCATCTCcccgaaatagaaaataaaaacgcaCACAAAGTGTACAGTGCATTCTTTTTAATGGGACAATAACgtaggaaagagaaaaatggctTCCTCTTATATGGATTGTGCAATATATCACTGTACAGCAGAGAAGAATCTGCCTCCGTTAGATTTGTGGTACTACACACAATGCGCAGTTTATCTTTCTATACATCGAAAACCTTTTAAAAGATAACGTCATTTCCTATATAGACGTAACATACTACTTCTCTTGCAACACATGTATACAATAGGTACAACAATTGCTTCGCTCGTCTCGTCGTCATATTATTGGCAGTCGagtggaaaacaaaacgactTGCTTCCACCAGCGCTGTCGTAATAATTACCTATTTTCTTCGTCGACTTTTGTACAAGAAAATCCATTTagtattttttcgtttcttgtttGGGTGTACACCTGACGTCAACCGCTTCGCATCACTAGGacttgtgtgtatgtgtaagtttttttcttttctttattttgtttgtctgccGATCCGGATTCCGGTTAGGGGCTTCCGGCCATGAAGGTGCGTCCGCGTGACGCTAAACTGAGCAGAAACTTATATagagatcccccccccccctctctctctttaaacaaaaagagaagaaaaaaaaatattcgttggtttgttttaatgattttatcgtccagaaaacaaaagaacgcGCAGTGTGTttccaggcagcagcagccgctccCCTGGAAACTTGTCTGTGCGTGACGTCACGGGTCACGAGGCCAGAAATGATGCTCTTCATTGTTACGTATCCCCCCCACCCTATGTCTCTCGTTTTCCCCCCTTAACTTTCGTCACCCATCAACGgatctaaatgaaaatgacTATCGAATCAACAAAACGtaacgtatatatataacccCCCCTCTAGGGGCGTTATTGTCGGTAGATAAACAGGTTGACTGAGTTCCGGCCTCAaagaatacttttttttttccaaaagagtGGCATTATAATGACATCAGCACGAGAAAACTACTGTGTCTGATATGATTGTACAGCCATTTACTCTCAATTCACGCTTGAATGAAGAGCGTCACACAAATGTAGAGCACTGACACGTCAAGCACAGCGGTCCGGATATGGATTAAGCGTGAcccatataaataaaataaaaaaaccaagggggaggaaaacaaaacaaaaatctgaaaaaagcTCGGGTAGAATTTGAATACCTCAAGGCATGGCGACGCTGGGGCGTCGAAAACACGCATAATTCTTAGATATATACGGGACCGCAGCACAAACATGATGCATCACCTCGAAATCTACTTCCTACCCTAGTGAAAAGAATTCTACAATATGTGTTATATTCAAAGACCtccctgaaagaaaaaaaaaacaactcaaatCTGATTCGACCGCACAATAATATAGTTAATGACTTTTCATAGCGGGAATTTTGAACTTGACGGAATGGTTATACGACTCAATTTGCGGGCGGTCGCATTCTTTGCTTaaccgaaagaagaaagcTCCGCCCCCTGCTCAAGtgtcaaagaaattttcacacaaataattatttgtctCGACCTTTTCTCATCGTGTGCATCAGAGAGAAAAGCAACAGGCGACATAACGGGCAGCGTTTGTGACAGCTATCCGTGCTGCGCACACCACGGTAAGTCTAATTGACCCGCAACTAtaagaaacaagagaaaaatacagaaaacaAGGAACCGAAGAAAGGAGGAATTCCAACGAAAAATTCCTTTGGGTCCATAGTACCGTACTACCCCAACCCTCGATGGGGATATACACACAAATATCGTCGGTTGGTGTGTTCCGGCTGGCTTCATTGGCCGGCACAATAATAACCAGCGGGTCTAGTAACAATGGCCAGCAGCGCTAACCATTTGTAAAAACGTCgggagaaaaggagaagaaatagTCGGACCATCCTATACTGTTAAAATGTCtatagctgctgctcctgctacATCCGCACTATTGCTTAAGACCAATAATACGAAACAACGGGGTTTATCTGATAAGAAAGAGCGAGACGTTGATGTAGTGCATTATAACTTACCGACAAAATTGCGGAACAGTTCGGCGGCTGACGGGTAGTTCCTGCGGGTGCCTCGGCCGTCGACCGGATCGTGATGAACGAATAAGTCTTCGGCGTCTTCGTTCTCCTCTCC
The window above is part of the Daphnia pulex isolate KAP4 chromosome 3, ASM2113471v1 genome. Proteins encoded here:
- the LOC124189774 gene encoding uncharacterized protein LOC124189774, whose translation is MWNSVLMDGVKWSFDRSSPPLTDGGGGGSHPDFGLEESQFRSWNFESHQQTNYADWTNRLHPGEENEDAEDLFVHHDPVDGRGTRRNYPSAAELFRNFVGDESADRMEFYINHLTMEGCDANNIASALMAESECTAVEESSANVVYRPPFPLLDTITEETVEELLLELSDSSSLSASANDESSESPSSNSGRWGWGWGWLNTSDDDSSSVIHMPVGGGPSAITSGSLVRHSEMTDVNSGIYRTDGLDVDFDLGNDDDDFDDNDDGEWSERDQEVPKKKRRIGSSIDEEDKESASSRSPSVTDSLIQFEALEKELVDTESEPFAAEEEEESASAVVFRTSATTLPFEDADDRVLSPETDPEVFLDCHEHLEAGGLVDEEARLLQTSSVNFFNFLDSFQETSQTSSQEFYTTCGSDWFSPPSRSWSSMPSLDWNVGDESITEMRSCRSACDVSGDCGVMGMGASGAQLQQTYQGQSAALRPSQPWVITFDPPQEMEEEEEEEEEDDDQVNDDDHWEPDGFLNSDIEEYDTGSNSDDDDYSTERGDRFDEFGLGFISGRSQRMRSFRSYGDSLNMLDTTDDPILHSNSSSSSSCSPDRSSPEEDHRHPASSRSRHSVEALSEDSGYGDASGSHPLMMQQQQQQRTSPDNSNNKRAGTSSMEEARMVDPSTPPAKCHHTLELPNSLGLAICLPDGSPPSCSPGDCQWSPEVERATRDEYQDEDDDDDVWEEEAEEEEEEEEKEKADELREEDKNEVKDEEMTGQSALLMRRQPRSRPTPLSLKEAEEFLILQDHAAEVVNDGQSRCGVPEICIDLESKMSHTLDGNAATNDDILPDHPGTDLEASKFNPQIGSSGWEEVPDGMGEAVTAGADHTKQAEGKGEEEKEQQHSLLHSTDGGSGFIRPPDASKHNSASHGHNVTYSDSIAMDSAFYPAPVVLKRYGPRQEVEVYISHQQLPVGSEDLDPPVPTSTTVVPSGSSIRGVHFSPVVSAVNWRESYLNQSEDDSDDHSTSNGSAAETNPETKNCSAPPESATKVRVAEVSPSVAQRVKLMPDSPPDVVNVIEADRGTPNSGRNESNSNSCTTTSNSATTTATPTTTTTPPPSSTTTTGNNSKKPPLFQRFSLSRLSARMSATFSRSDSKRESGKKVVGSDGPIPTDAKDVPTTATETTTTSPPVAKGNSKKSSKNKQQPDACPEVKPTSKKIDDFKVVKEPKKRFFSRTFQRSSSTPPMSSSVTAQPEATIQTRATLTAVSPTAATAAAAGASGNDNNGATSSSNVSCRPIESVARQPATTSSNDEKNTPPTSPAAIGDSSRPPVVNSTSPTTSQPSVEPESGSCPPIPSPRSKVQASHAKPPLPPQTKPRTIHARKNYLVQPAEPPPPVPMVSSAGLQHALQHFKETARMDRERLANSVPDLVATAPSTPTPRPTSDCIDPRETNEVTTAPAQQPPPACRPVTLFPASRERARQAALSRASSVESAWNATASRAALNLSRRNIASSGSSQDVAGITGGTQGHGRTKSRPVVPGLLETNLDSVPSSYSSSNNNYNNPDETNLDELIQNLQLFCNNNKRAVEYSPQPLSVDSASATTTNSDKRFKSMLNLGSSSAPVSVQPDIDMMMTDPTSSSSVRVPDANRAKSMEFLLDEDNKSTVQVPENQLKKCGERKMSEHELRIQRSLQKLNVPEWYKNNARSGIGGSTTSGSAGGSNGSATTATNGSSNVNANNTGVLRRRDYHGGSISLRNGGWSGLSSANRDAGTASSMTSLGSALSRSGTPTRVVIPTRVRADWRNIKSSRESLSSPAETCNSPSWNGGPTSLSSTQQSFSRWGSGRSSYSTCPSPAPSTSSSASAYRTSLLNQHGRAPYLGWRSQEKLNSNPAPLSIYQSPAERLASTLLTKTGDVGRSESRAEAEPTPPQLLPQRQQQDEQQETDEVVRSSIRQVTSAIVHYVSESSDGDQPPSPASRNGLSRSPERHPLEALSRSPSPRRQRCVWLESSFVGGGTSPTSHHANATSPSGSSPGRPESPPSTGSSHHLHHHRSTTSTATNGRPAGLSDKTGPLSVVDRDDATSPQPPPPLLVAKRISPPPVSATLDDVLNSLLGLAPPSPMHGLLRRPVSQPTIHNKQAHHQQQQDGQQTTTSQSQQPYQHQHQQMRGNNNNNHEGGASRSFNDLRSSSHHLQ